The Candidatus Bathyarchaeia archaeon genome includes the window TTCCAGGCAGAGAAGGCATCTTCACAGGCATCATGGTGGTCTACATGCTACCGGGCATGGCCATGCTCATACCTATGGTCATCGTGATGAAGCTTTTGGGATTGCTGGACTCCATACCAGGCTTAATCATGGCTCACACGATTTATATCCTTCCCATGATGACCTGGTTCTTAGTGGGGATTTTTGAAGGGGTTCCAGCCGACCTCGAGGAAGCCGCTCAGGTGGACGGGTACAGTAGGCTGGGAACCCTAACCAGAGTAGTCATTCCCTTGTCCATTTCAGGCTTCTTCTTAATCACGGTCTTCTGCTTCGTCCTCTCCTGGAATGAGTTGATGTTCGCCAAGGTTGTGGGAATCTTCAGGGTGAAAATGCTTCAACCAGCCATATTCGAGTTCCTCAGCCCCACAGCTCTCCAATACTCTCAAGTCGCTGCGGCCAGCTTGATTTCGGGGACACCCGTCGTTCTCCTAGCCATTATCCTACAAAAATACATCATAGCCGGAATCTTGAAGGGAGCCGTTAAATAGCCCGCGCGATTATAATCTGAGGAGATGGGAATGTACGATTTAGTGGTTAAGGGTGGAACGATCGTAGACGGTTCGGGAAACCCATGGTTTAAAGGCGACATAGGGATCGCTGAAGGCAAAATCCGGAAAATAGGACGCATCGCCCCTGAGTCGGGGGGAAAAACGATAAACGCTGAAGGACTCTCCGTGTCCCCGGGGTTCATAGACATCCACAACCACTCAGACCTTGTTTTAACGTTGGAGAACCATGGAGAGATCCTTGAGCCCTTCCTAAGGCAGGGAATCACCACCGTGGTTGTGGGTAATTGCGGGATGAGCGCCGCCCCCGTGACCGAAGCCTCACTGGAGCTTCAGAAAGGCTATCTATCCTTGATCACAGCCGGTCAACCCACCTGGAGCTGGCGGAGCATGAAGGACTACTTAACCCTGCTGGAAGCTCAAGGCGTTCTATTCAACGTGGCTTGTCTTGTAGGCCAGGGAACCATCAGGCTGGCGGTAATGGGAGCTAGGGACACTCGGCCTACATCGAAGGAAATGGAGGAGATGAAGGCCCTGTTGCGTAGATGCTTGGAGGAGGGAGCGTACGGCATGTCAACCGGGCTTATCTACCCTCCAGGCATGTGGAGCGCCACAGATGAGTTGGCTGAGTTGGCGAAAGTGTTAGCCGAATACCATGCCGTTTTCACCAGTCATGTTAGAGGATCCAGCGAGACTGGCCTCGACTCAGAGAGAGAGTTAATTTCCATCGCCAAGGCCTCCGGGGTCCGCGTACAACACTCCCATCACGAGGCCTTCGGACGGAAATTCTGGTCCAACATTAAGGCGACGGTGAGAATGGACGAGGATGCTAGGGAGAAGGGCTTGGACGTCGCATTCGACGTCATACCATACACCGCCGCGAACACCTATCTCACAGCGATATTCCCACCCTGGACCATGGAGGGAGGCTTCAACGCTTTAATCCAAAGGCTGAAGGACCCGAAGGTTAGGGCTCGAATTAAAAGAGAGGTTGAAACCCTGATCCCAACGTGGCCTCCCTGGAAGAAGGGGGGATGGCCCCACAACCTGGTTGAGGCCACAGGATGGAAAAACATCGAAGTGATCTCCATTCCCAGCGGCAGAAAGAAAACTTGGATTGGGAAAAGCCTAGCCGAGCTGGGCAGGCGGATGGGTAAGCATCCGTTCGACGTGGCCGCGGACCTCGTCATCGAGGAAGGCGGCGGAGTCATGGCCCTGTATTGGGGTGTTTCAGGGGACAGGAAAGCCGACGAAGGCGTAAGGTATCTTCTCAGTCACAGGTTAGCCTCCATCGGTCCAGACGCAATTCTCACCGGCACCGGGCTACCTCACCCAGCGGCTTACGGAGCGTTCCCCAAGGTTATAGGACGTTACTGCAGAGATCTGAAACTCTTCCCCTTAGAGGAGG containing:
- a CDS encoding carbohydrate ABC transporter permease, with amino-acid sequence PGREGIFTGIMVVYMLPGMAMLIPMVIVMKLLGLLDSIPGLIMAHTIYILPMMTWFLVGIFEGVPADLEEAAQVDGYSRLGTLTRVVIPLSISGFFLITVFCFVLSWNELMFAKVVGIFRVKMLQPAIFEFLSPTALQYSQVAAASLISGTPVVLLAIILQKYIIAGILKGAVK
- a CDS encoding D-aminoacylase is translated as MYDLVVKGGTIVDGSGNPWFKGDIGIAEGKIRKIGRIAPESGGKTINAEGLSVSPGFIDIHNHSDLVLTLENHGEILEPFLRQGITTVVVGNCGMSAAPVTEASLELQKGYLSLITAGQPTWSWRSMKDYLTLLEAQGVLFNVACLVGQGTIRLAVMGARDTRPTSKEMEEMKALLRRCLEEGAYGMSTGLIYPPGMWSATDELAELAKVLAEYHAVFTSHVRGSSETGLDSERELISIAKASGVRVQHSHHEAFGRKFWSNIKATVRMDEDAREKGLDVAFDVIPYTAANTYLTAIFPPWTMEGGFNALIQRLKDPKVRARIKREVETLIPTWPPWKKGGWPHNLVEATGWKNIEVISIPSGRKKTWIGKSLAELGRRMGKHPFDVAADLVIEEGGGVMALYWGVSGDRKADEGVRYLLSHRLASIGPDAILTGTGLPHPAAYGAFPKVIGRYCRDLKLFPLEEAVRKMTSLPAQRIGIRDRGLIALGMAADLVLFDYRKIIDQATYEKPFKPPLGIKYVIINGQVALFDGSVERGLKPGKILIRDLN